The DNA window GGTTACTGCACTGCGCACGCCGTGCGGCCTCGCGCGCCATTTGCACTGCGGGCAGCAGCAGGGCCGTAAGCACGCCAATAATGGCGATCACCACCAGCAGTTCCACCAGCGTGAAGCCGCGGGGGCGGCCGGGCTTTCTTACAGAAGAATCGAAGAGTAAAGAAGTATTCATAGTTGGCCGGAATAAGAGTCAGAGATTGGCACGGAGCGCGCGCACCGCGAGACAGTTGCGCACGACAGTTCGCAAAAACAGGAGGAATAACAGCGAAACCCGATCAGGCCTTATTCCGCGCAGCCGGTGATAGCACGCTCACAACAGAGCTAATTCAGCAGCTTTGTGAGGAGCGAGCCGATCTCCGCGTGAGCGTGCAAACACAAGCCGCGCAGACAGAGCGAGTCCCTCGCCAGAGCGAAGACCCGCCGTTCAAGGCATCTAGATCAAGCAGAAAGAAAGCGCTCGTCCCGACAACTTGGGCGGCAAAAGAGGCGAGTCAGGCAAACGACATCGCAAAGCTATAGAGCGGACGCGCGGCCAAGATCCGACGCTCAGAGCCGGCGGCCAGGCATCACCCTCCCAGGCAATCGCCCAGTCCAAAGAATTCCACAGACTCGAATGACCGTGGCACTGCTGCATCCAGGCGCCGATCACCAGCTTCAGCGTCCTTCGCCCCTGGGGGGAGTCGCTGGCGACCGGCTGCGTCGACGGCGACGGATTCTCTCGCTTGACGGGCGAACAGCAGCTACAGCCCTCTTTTGCGGTCGTTTTCACGCCACACAACATGGCTGCGTCGTCCCGGGTTCTGCTTTCGGCTGCCGCCGCTTGAACCACAAAGTCAGGGGGCGTAACGCCGTGACTCTTCGCCCAGGCAAGCTTCTGGGCGTGGGAGAAGCAGCAGCACTTTCTCCAGCACTGTTCGGCCGAGCCACAACCACAAGGCCGATCCTGGCATGGAAAGGGAGCGGAGCGATCCTTGCCTTCGATGGCCGGGTAACCGGCAGGCAGAGGAATAAACGAAGCGCATATCGAAAGAATCAACAAAAGGCAGGTCAGCCTTCGCTGGAGCGCGTCCCCGTATTTTGGCGGCTGTCCAATCATCCAAAACCTCGGCACTTTTCAATATGCCGAAAACCTGATTGTTCAGCTCACTCCTCACACGTACGAGTCTACTTAGCCGCCCTCGCCTTGACAATGCGGTGCGCCGTTCCGTCGCTGCGGTCTTTTGTCGCGTTTGCGATCTGTCGTCGCCAGCGAGCCGCCTCCCGCTTTCTGATACGCCTGAAACCTGGCCTGCGACGGCGATAGCGAATCCACGAACTGATGTTCCGAGGAACTTCATTTGCAATTAACTTGCAAATGCGAGTCGAACCTATTGACTCTGCCTGTCGTAATAATCATAATCATCAACTCAGGACTGGTCGGCCCCTGAACATCTCACTTTCTCTCAGCAGTAGCGTGCGCTATGCGCTTGGCCCGACAAATCATTTCCGTTGCCCTTCTGGCGTTTTATGTCGCCCATGTGGCGGGCGGACAGGCATTGCATCTGGGGCTGTGTGCGGCCGGCGTTGATTCTTGCTGTAGTGATCGCCACTGCCATACGAGCGAACGGTCAGTCGTTCCCGATTGCTCAACCGCCGCCAGGCATTCGCACTGCCAGTGTCATCACTCGGTTGCAGAAGAGTCGCAGCCAGAGGATCGTCCGTCGGGTGAGCATCACCCGCATGATTCCTCCCGTTGCTGGGTCTGCCAGGTGTTCAGCCTGGCGCAAGCACAGCCAGTCGCTTTCACGGTTGAGTCCGTCGCCGCCGTATGGCCCGCGACGCCGCCTGCAGCCTTTGAAATCTATCTTTCTCCCAGCCGTTCTGGCTGCCGATCTCGCGCTCCGCCTGTGATCTAACCAGGCAAATTCAACTCTTGTTGAGAAGAGTCGCGTCTGCGCGTAGCTCTTGGGATTCCTGTACGGGAATCGTCGTATTTCAGCCTGTAACGGCTGGGCTACGAAGGAAGCAACGCGCTCCCCCAGCGTGGACTTATTTAGCGAACAAGTGATCGTCAATATTTGTCGTCGCCCAGCTTTGAGGGCGACGTCACCGGCCACCGCTGCGCGCGGCGTATGAAGCTAACGAGGTCCGACCAGTCCTGTTGTTTCAGCGCTCGCGCAGCGGCCTTTGAAAACTGGTCAGGGAGATGGCAAGACGCCTGCTTCCCATAAGTTCCGATTGCAATCGCAATAGATGGCTGGCAACGGTTGCCGCCAGCCTCCGGAGCAAGCGCAACCCCTCTGTGTTTATCTGTTTGACAAGTTTTTCTTTCGTATCAGGAAAAGTAACATGCTTCGCAAATTGTTCCGCAGCAAAAAAGGCCAGGGCCTTGTTGAATACGCACTGATCATCGCGGGCGTGGCGCTCATTAGCGCCGCCGGCATCTCGGTGTTCGGGCACAAGGTAACCGACATGATCGCGGCCACCGCAACCGTTCTGCCCGGCGCCCATGCCGATGACAACGGACCGATGGTTAGCGGCAAGCTGATCGAAACCACCGGCGCCGGCAGCGGTTCCATTCAACTGGATGCGGCCACCATCGCGGGCAACACCGACACGGGCCGGCTGGACTCGAACGTCCTTGGATCGGATGGATCGACCGACGGTTTCGGCGGCCTGATCCTGGAATCGGCTCCTTAAGCCGGGCGGGAAAGACGATTGGCATGGCGGCCGTATTCTTCCCTCTGCGCTCCTTCGGGGGCGCAGAGGGTTTTGTCGGTGATGCCGTAGTCCTGTGAGCCTGCCCCCATGAACATGCTTGTTGTCATCCTGCCGCTGCTGCTTCTGCTGGTGATCGCCACCGTTTGCGATCTTCGCCATCGCGAGGTTCCGGACTGGATCTCCGCGGGGGTCCTGCTGTGGGGAATCGTACTGACGGGTTTGGGCCTGCATTCTGTCGGCTGGCTCGGTTTGTTATGGGGTGTGTTAGTCGGTTTCGTGCTAAGCGCAACGGTGTTTTACCTCGGCGGGCTGGGCGGGGCCGATGTGAAATTGATTGCAGCGATGGGGGCGGTTCTCGGTCCCGTCGCCTTGCTGTTTGTTCTGTTCTGGATGGCTCTGGCCGGCGGCGTTCTGGCCCTGGTCGCCGCCGCCCAGGGCCAGCGGGACTTTGCCTATGTGCCTGCGATTACCGCCGGCTTCGTCGCCTACATGGTTTATCCGGGCGAGGTCTGGCGTCACCTGTTTCCCTGACGAGTACTCTCACCAAGGAGTTTTCCAAATGTTCCGATGGACTTTTGCCCTGGCCGTCTGCGCCAGCCTGTTTGTTGGCTTGCGTGCTTCCCAGGCCGAGGATCATGGCCATGCAGAGATGGAGAAAGAACACGCCGCCGCGCACAAGGAACACGACGCCTGGGCCGCCGATCACAGCCGCTGGCGCGTGGAGCATCTGCGGGCGCTGGCGATGCTGGCCAAACTGCAGGCCCGCATCCTGGAACATGAGGCGGTGCTGGAGCAGCACGCGTATCACATCCGCGCGCACGAAGATCACATGGTGCATCACGACGAAGAAATCTCCGCCCATGAGAAGTCAGGAGACGCCGAAAATCACGACCAGTTGACGGCGGCGCATAAAAAGTTCCTGGCGGAACACCAGCGGCTGGCGGCAATCCACCATCAGCTGCACGGCAACCATGATGCATTCATGAAGCAGCTCAAGCAGTTGTTCGCGGCTGACAAACATGCGCACGACAATCATTCGCACGAGAAGTCGGAAGAATAATGAAAGAATCTCACCAGCATCAACGGCCTGCAGTGCGTCCTTGCGCGACGCCGTCGTCTCGTCGGCGCCGTTCGCAAATGCGCCGGGGGCAGTCGCTGGTGGAGTTCGCCCTGGTGTCGCTAGTGGTCTATATGTTACTGGCAGCCATTCTCACGTTCGGCCACATGCTATACGTCGCACAAGGCGTGCAGCAGGCAGCGGACCTGGCGGCGCGGGAAATCTCCCGCACGCCCTTGCCGGCCGAGATCCTACTGGACGATGTTCTACACGGCGACGCCAGCGCCGATTCGTCGCTGGCGAATGTTCGCAGCCAAATTTATGACGAGCACTACCTGGTGCTCAACCTCGACACGTTCCACGGACGCGGCAGCCTGGCCGAACTGGTCGCCGACTTGCCGCTGGTCAATCAGCAGCTCGTGCCGTTGATGATCTCTGATCAGATTAACGGGGTCAACGTACTGCGTTACCCGGGCGCCATTTTTACCGACGGCCACACGGGCAATGATCCGAGCGATCCGCCGCCGAGCGGGTTTCTGGTCGCGATCCCGCTGGTCAACTCGCGCGATGGGACGGGCGTCGAAACGATTGCGTGGGTCCCTGTGGTGGAAGCAATCGACTCCGAGGCGTCCCGGTTGTCCTCCGATCAGCGGGGCGTGGTCGCCTTGCGGATCAACTATCCGTTTCAGTCCGCTTCGATGAGCAGCTTCCGCCCCAATCCGGACGGCCCCTTTGAACCGAACCTGGCCAACCCCAACGTGGCCAACGACGCGGGCGTGAAGGTCGCACCTGGCGGGTATCAGCCATCGGGAACAGCCATCGCCTCGGATCGAGATTACGGCCCCTACACAGGAACCTACGGACTGGGAGCCCAGGCTGCGCTGGGCAGCCAGCAACTGACAGGCGGGTTGCCGGTCCGTCCCTTCCGCCGGGTGATTTCCGCCCAGGCCATTTATCGCCGCGAACTGTTTACGCCTTAATCCCCTGCGACCCGGGCAGGGAGGCCCGCATTTGTCGAGAACCTCAATATGTCTGTTACTGCCCATCACCGCCGCCGTTCGCGTCTTGGCCTGCTTGCCCTGATTCCGGTCGCTCTCGCCATGCTGGGAGCGGGCGTGGTCCTTTCCCTGTGGGTCCTGGGGGTTCCGCTGAATTTCTGGCAACAGGAGAAACCGCAGGCCAATCCGTACCTGGTGCGGATTCCGATTAACGTGCGGCCCATCCCGGCCCATACCAGCGTGGATCGCAACGACTTACTGGACTCCCAGACCGGCTGGCTCAAGTTCCAGGAGTTGCCGCCGCGGTCGGTGATTGGCATGGCCGTTTCCGGCATTGGCTCGCGAGGCGAACTGGCGGAAGGGAAAATCACCGCAGTCCGGCAACTGGAAGGGCAACTCATTTTCGTTCTCAGTTCCGGCGAGGAAGTTCCGCAAAGCCAGACGAACGAACTGGGCGGCGCCCTGATGAACGTCGGCGCCATCATCGGCCGTGTTGTAAAGCAAGACAAGAAGGCCGGCCTGGGCTTTCGCGAGGACAACTTCTTCCCCCGTGGAACGCCCGCAGGCATCGCCGGAGCCACGCCGCCGGGGATGCGATCTCTCGTCCTGGAAGCCGGCAAACTCCAGGGCGTGCATACTTTGCCGGCCGGCGCCCGCATCGACCTGATCGCCAATGTGCCGCTGGACGAATTGACTTCGTTTGATCGAGGACAGAGCAGCCGCTTGCCGGGCGCCGCATTGCTCCAGTCTTCCAGCAGCAAACGGAAGACCCAGGGCGGCGCTTCCGAACCGATCCTGCTGGCCCAGGAGGCGCTCGTGCTAAGGCCCGTCTATCAGCGGGTGGAAGCCGAGACAAGCTCCTCGCTGACCCAGGGCAAACGCGTCCAGGCGGTCCCCGTCTATGAAGTCGCGCTGGCCATGCATCCGGGCGACGTGATCCCCCTGCAGACGGCGTTGAACAAAGGACTGGAAGTGATCTGCGTTGCGCATTCGATGCAGGCCTCCGGCACGGCCGACTCGCCGACTCCCCGACCCGTCGACGGTCCCGTCGCTCCGGTGATCTCCCGTTCGATCCTGGCGTATGAGGTTTTGACCTACGACTATTTTGAAGACGCCGCCACCCGGCGGATTCGCCATGAACCGGTGACGGCGGAGGAAATCGAGCGGTCGGGCATCATTACCTCGCTGGATCAACTGGTGGGCGTCGTGGTCAAGCACGACATTCCCAAAGGAAGTTTCATCACGCACGCCGACCTGCTGCAGGTTTCTCCCGCCCTGCCGACCCCAACACCGCGGTCCGTCGCTCCTCCCCTGCCGATCGCACCAGAACGGCACGTCGAGAACAAGGATGAAGGACTGCAGGAGGCGGCCATCGCCCATGACGGATTCCACTTTATCACGCAGCGCCAGCCGGCGTCCGAGGCAGAGGAGGCCAATCTGGGCGAAGCGGCGGGCGATGACCGCCGCAACCCTCGCCCCAACATCGTGGGCGAAGTACCCACCATCAGCAAGTTCATCCCGCCCGGCTACAAGGCGGCGGCCATTCCCTGGAATCGCCTGTACGGGGCCGAGCATCTGCAGATCGGCGATGTTGTCGACCTGACGGTTTCCTATTCTTTGCAGTACGAGGCCGAATCCAAAGAGCAGGAGCGCCAGCCGGACGGCACCGTTATCGACCGGACCATCAAACGTCGCATGAGCGAACCGACCGAGCGCACTTACGACGAAACGCTTGGATTTCGCGGCGAACCCTGGTTCGCGGCAATAGATGCAAAAGTGATCGGACCGGTCGGCTATCCGCCGCCGGCGCCCGCGACGCGATTCCTGGGCGAGTCGCTCTTCCAGCCCTCTGCCAGCGGAGCGGACACGCGCTCCGGACCGCCGATCATGTTCGCTATTGCGGAGCGCGACCAGGAGGCCGTGAGCGCGGCGCTGGCGACCAATGACGCAACCTTTTCGATCGTCATTCATCCGCCCGGCGGCGAGGCAAGTGCGCCGGCGGGCTGGAAACGCATCGTGCTGGCGACGGAAGGGATCGCGGCGTTTGAACGGCTGACCAGCACCCAACTGGAACAGCGTCACACGCGGCGGCTGATGACGCGGCTTGTTCGCGTCGATGACGCCGAGTTCGACAACGCCCTGACAGAAGCGGAACTGCGGCCGTTCCTGGGTCGTGTGCTGCGGCGGTACAAGGTGCGGCACGCCTTTTTCACGGAAGAGGACTTCTTCCCGTCCGGCATTGAGCCGGGATTGTCGGCCGATATTGGCAGCGGAAGCACGGTCTATGTGGCGGCGGATCACGACATTGAAGGACTGGAGCACTTCCGCGATAACGACCGGATCGCCATTCTTTATCGCGGCCTGATCAAACCGCCCGCTGGCGTGATCACGCATGGACTGGACCTGGAGCGTCCGGTCGCGTCGGTGATTGTGCCGGCCGCCCGCATCCTCCGCGCCTCGCAGGAGGGAACGACCGTTCTCGAGATCAGCACAAAAGATCTGGCCCGCCTGCAGGCCGCCTGGGCCGCCTCGTTCTCTCCCGGCAACGGCGATCAGGCCGCAGAACGCCGATTGAACCTGGTCGCCGTATCGCTGCCCTCCCCTGCGGGGGAAACCAGAATCGCGAGCGAAGTTCGACAAGCGACCCCGACGAGCACGCCCGCGAAGTCGCCTGAGGACATCCCCGGTTTTGATCCCCTGTCGAATGTGCGCGTTCTGGAAGCGATCGTCGGCGACCGGCGTAAAACGCACGTCTTCGCCGGCGATAGCCGATCGGCCGCAAACCGCTCCGATCCCTTTTCGACGGGAAGACCCTAGCCATGTTCTCCAGCAATCGACTTAAAAAAAGACGTCGCCGCGGCTTCACGCTGGTGCTGTTTGTGCTGTTTCTGATGTGCTGCATGGCGATGGCCGCGGTCGTCATCGACATCGGCTTTGTCCGTCTTTCCAAACGACAAATGCAGTCCCTGACCGACGCCGCGGCGCTGGGAATTCAGCGAGAGCTTGATGACCCTCAGTTGCAACCCTTTGTCATGTCGGATGTCATGTCGGAGGCCGGACCGACGCTGGACTTTGAGGACGACGGCATGCTGCTTTCGGGCGAGTTCCGCGCGCATCCCAAGCTTGGCAGCAATAGCACCGGCAGGTGGATTCCGACCCTTCAGGCCCCCCAGGGAAATCCGGCGGATGACATTCTTATTGGCGCCTACCAGAGCGAGAAAAAGCAGCACGGCGAAGTGAGCGTTGACCCGACAAGCCCCGATTACTACAGACGCGAAGACTTCGACATGGACGCGACTGAGAGCAACAGCGACGTCCTGGTGCGACTGCGAAGAACGGGAGAGCAACTGGCGCCAGGCGGTTCTTCCGGCCCGCCCACCCCTTTCTTCTTTGGTCGCGGCCTGGTCATCGGCGGCAGCCCTGACGTGTGGCAGCGAATCGAACGCGGTACGTTCGTCCGGCAAACTTCGATCGCCCAGCGAACGCCGGCGATGAGCGTCGGTCCATACATAGCCCCCACGGAGGGCGACGGCCCTGGTCCTGGCATCGTGGGCTTGATAAACGTGCAGGTTTCGCTCGCCGACTGGCAATCCCCCGGCGATCAACTCGATGCAACGCAATTTGAGATCTATGATCCTGGCGAACTCTCCTTCACTTCCATCGGCGATCCGGCAAAAGAGTCCAGCGAAACCGAGATAATTTCAACGCAGCCAGAGGATTACCCTGACAACAGCGGGTATGTGACGATCATCGCCGACGATCTAACCACGTTTGACGATAAGGTTGTCATCGGCTTTGGGTACGTCGTGGTGGATCAGGACGAGCAAGTTCTGACCAGGCAAAGTCGGCGAGGGTATCGCAATACGTCCGCGACTCCTCGGCCCCTACGCAACTTGAGCGGAGAACAGTGGGAAGATCTGCTCGCCGCGAATGCACAACTGTTTTCCTCGTCGGATTCTGTTGTTTCCGCCCCCGTGCTTGTGCGGAGCGAGGACTAATTCCATGTCCGATACCGCTCAAATCCTGATCGTCACCGGCGACCCCAAGTTGCGCGAGGAGCTGCTGGCGGCGATTGCTTCGCTGGGCGACCGGGCTGTGCTGCCGGTGGTTGTCGACTCGCTGCGGAAAGGGATCGACGCCGCCCGCAACCGGGCGCCGGATCTGATCCTCGTCGAGATGACGGCCGACCTGGAAGGGCTGCGAAACTTTGCCAGGGAAGTCGCTGACGACGCGCCGGTCGCCGCCGTCTTTCGCCCGGAAACGTTCGACGCCGACGTCAGCGAAAGTACGATCATCATCGGGGCGATCCGCGCCGGCGTGAAGGACTTTTTACGCCGGCCTGTTTCCTCCGCGGAACTCGGCGAACTGCTGACTCGCAGCCGCGGACAGGCGACGCCGGCTTCGGCCGCAGCGGGCCGCGTGATTTCCTTTATCAGCAATAAAGGCGGCGTGGGAAAGTCGACGCTGGCGGTCAACTCGGCCGTCGCTTTGGCGATGAAACGCCCTGACCGCGTGCTGCTGATCGACGCTTCCCTGCAGATGGGGGTGGCGGCCTCGATGCTCGATCTGAATCCGCGGGTGACGCTGACCGACGCCGCCAGCGAACAGAGCCGCATGGATGAAACGATGCTGCGGCAAATGGTTACGCCGCATGCCAGCGGCCTGCATCTGCTGGCGGCTCCCGCCGACGCCGTGGAAGCCGCAGCGGTGAACGACGAAGTCATCGCCCGCGTCATCACGCTCGCCCGGCGAACGTACGACTTTGTCGTGGTCGATACGTTTCCGCTGTTTGACCGTGTGGTGGTGGCTGTTCTCGACGTGAGCGACAGGGCCTATGTGGTCGTCGAAAACGTGGTGCCGACCGTCGTCGGCGCGGCGAAGATGCTGCAGGTGCTCGATAGTATCGGTTATCCCAAAGCGAAGCGCCGCGTTGTCCTGAATCGCATGACGTCAATCACTGGCGGCCTGTCAGCGGGCGACGTGGCGGCGCGACTCGACAGCGAGATTCATGCCGTGCTGCCCTATGACAAAGGCATCATCATGGCGGCCAACATGGGCCAACCGTACGCCATGCAGCCTGGCGGCGTCTTTGGCTATTTCCATCGCTTTGCGAGAGAATTCCACGCCATGGTCCGCGAGCTCGATTCCTTGCACCCCGATAAAAACAGACAACCAGCAATCCACGGCAGACCGTTTGAATCGGAAGTCGATTCACCAGGAGAACGCCGGGGGGACAGGGATCCTTCTTATCCTGTGGAGGCCGCCAATGAACCCTGACGCACCAGGCAGATCGTCTCGCGAAATTCTGTCAGACGCCAACCTGAATCTGCCGCTGGAGCGACTGCGGACGAAACGTGCGACGTCCCAGGACGCGACGCGCAGCACGCCGAGTTCTCCGGCCTTGCCGCAGGGATCCGGACCGGTCGCTTATCTGGCCGTGAAGGGCGACTTGCATCAACGGCTATTAGACGACTTGGATCGACGCGGACTGCTCGGCGCCGATGAGGAACAACTTGCCGAAGTGGTTCGCGAGTTTGTCGATCAGGCGCTCACATTACAGGAACTGCCGCTCAACGATAGTGAACGTCGACGGCTGGTCGACGACTTGCTGGAGGAAACGCTGGGAGTAGGACCGCTGGCCAGTTTAATGGCGGACCCCGCCGTGACGGACATCCTGGTCAATGGGCCGCATCAGGTCTTTATTGAACGCTTCGGCCGGCTGGAGGCGACCGAGGTTCGCTTCCGGGACGCCGAGCATCTCGTGCGCATCATTCAGCGTATCGCCGCACGGGTGGGGCGTCGCATCGACGAAAGCTCGCCGATGGTCGATGCGCGTCTGCCCGACGGCAGTCGCGTGAACGCCACGCTGCCGCCTGTGACCATTGATGGCCCGACGCTTTCCGTGCGCCGGTTTGGCCGCCGACGATTGCGCCGCGAGGAACTGCTGCAGCTGGAAATGTTTTCGCCAGCGATTCATACCTTCCTGGAACAGATGGTCCGCGGCCGCCGAAATCTGCTGATCTCCGGCGGCACCGGCTCCGGCAAGTCGACCTTCCTGGGCGCCGTGGCCGAAGCGATTCCGAGTACGGAACGGATCGTCACGATCGAAGATGCGGCCGAATTGATCCTGGATCAGGTCCATGTCGTGCGCATGGAAACGCGACCGCCGAATATCGAAGGCCGCGGCCTGATTACGGCCCGCGATCTGGTCATTAACGCCCTGCGCATGCGGCCTGATCGAATTATCGTCGGCGAAGTTCGCTCCGGCGAGGCCCTCGACATGATGCAAGCGATGAACACCGGCCACGATGGCGGCATGACGACGGTTCACGCCAACAGTCCCCGCGACGCCCTGGCCCGATTGGAGACCATGGTGCTGATGTCGGGGCTGGAGTTGCCTTCGCGGGCGATCCGCGAACAGATTGTTTCGGCGCTTGAGCTGATCGTCCACGTTCGCCGCTTTGAAGACGGAGTGCGGCGGGTCGAAAGCATCGCCGAAGTCCGCGGCCTGGAAGGCACAACGCCGCAACTGCAGGAGATCTTCCGGTTCGAGACGCGCGGCCGCAAAGGTCGGCGCCTGATCGGGGAATTTGTGGCGACAGGAATCGTGCCGCGGGCTGTCGAAGAACTACGCAACCGCGACATCCATGTGCCCTTGGAAATCTTCCAGCGTTCGCAAACGACCGATCATGCTTGAGTTCGCCGTCATCGCTGTTTTCTTGCTCTTCGCTGCGGGTGCTGCCTGCAGCTGGCGGATTCTCCACCTGCGCGGCGTCGTGCGGGATCGTCTGGGTCCGTCGCCAGGGGCGACCGTCCCGCGCACTACGAAGGTGCGTCCAGGCGCTGCGGCGGTCGGCAGATCGCCATTATCCCGCCGGTGGTGGTGGCTTCCCTGGGCGCTTGGCCCGCCGGCCGGAATGGGTCTGTACTTTCTGGTCGGCATGCCGTGGCCCTACTGCGTTTCCCTGGCGGTCATCGCCAGTTTGCTGGGTTCGCAATTCGAGTCGTTCCTGGCGACCAGGAAAGAGGCGAAGCTTGAAGCCCAGTTGGCCGACGCGGTCGACATTATGGTCGGAGCGCTGGGCGCAGGGGCCGGCGTGGCCGGAGCGCTCGAAGCGGCCCTGCAGGAAACCCATGCTCCGCTGCGCGGTCAGCTGGAAGAGATCCTGGGCAGGATTCGCCTGGGCGATCAGCCCCAGAGCGTGTTCCAGAATCTGTCCGAACGGATACCGCTGGAAACGTTCCTCCTGTTTGCCTCGACTTTGGCGGTCCATTGGGAAGTGGGCGGCAGT is part of the Lignipirellula cremea genome and encodes:
- a CDS encoding pilus assembly protein TadG-related protein, which encodes MFSSNRLKKRRRRGFTLVLFVLFLMCCMAMAAVVIDIGFVRLSKRQMQSLTDAAALGIQRELDDPQLQPFVMSDVMSEAGPTLDFEDDGMLLSGEFRAHPKLGSNSTGRWIPTLQAPQGNPADDILIGAYQSEKKQHGEVSVDPTSPDYYRREDFDMDATESNSDVLVRLRRTGEQLAPGGSSGPPTPFFFGRGLVIGGSPDVWQRIERGTFVRQTSIAQRTPAMSVGPYIAPTEGDGPGPGIVGLINVQVSLADWQSPGDQLDATQFEIYDPGELSFTSIGDPAKESSETEIISTQPEDYPDNSGYVTIIADDLTTFDDKVVIGFGYVVVDQDEQVLTRQSRRGYRNTSATPRPLRNLSGEQWEDLLAANAQLFSSSDSVVSAPVLVRSED
- a CDS encoding prepilin peptidase yields the protein MNMLVVILPLLLLLVIATVCDLRHREVPDWISAGVLLWGIVLTGLGLHSVGWLGLLWGVLVGFVLSATVFYLGGLGGADVKLIAAMGAVLGPVALLFVLFWMALAGGVLALVAAAQGQRDFAYVPAITAGFVAYMVYPGEVWRHLFP
- a CDS encoding CpaF family protein, yielding MNPDAPGRSSREILSDANLNLPLERLRTKRATSQDATRSTPSSPALPQGSGPVAYLAVKGDLHQRLLDDLDRRGLLGADEEQLAEVVREFVDQALTLQELPLNDSERRRLVDDLLEETLGVGPLASLMADPAVTDILVNGPHQVFIERFGRLEATEVRFRDAEHLVRIIQRIAARVGRRIDESSPMVDARLPDGSRVNATLPPVTIDGPTLSVRRFGRRRLRREELLQLEMFSPAIHTFLEQMVRGRRNLLISGGTGSGKSTFLGAVAEAIPSTERIVTIEDAAELILDQVHVVRMETRPPNIEGRGLITARDLVINALRMRPDRIIVGEVRSGEALDMMQAMNTGHDGGMTTVHANSPRDALARLETMVLMSGLELPSRAIREQIVSALELIVHVRRFEDGVRRVESIAEVRGLEGTTPQLQEIFRFETRGRKGRRLIGEFVATGIVPRAVEELRNRDIHVPLEIFQRSQTTDHA
- a CDS encoding AAA family ATPase produces the protein MSDTAQILIVTGDPKLREELLAAIASLGDRAVLPVVVDSLRKGIDAARNRAPDLILVEMTADLEGLRNFAREVADDAPVAAVFRPETFDADVSESTIIIGAIRAGVKDFLRRPVSSAELGELLTRSRGQATPASAAAGRVISFISNKGGVGKSTLAVNSAVALAMKRPDRVLLIDASLQMGVAASMLDLNPRVTLTDAASEQSRMDETMLRQMVTPHASGLHLLAAPADAVEAAAVNDEVIARVITLARRTYDFVVVDTFPLFDRVVVAVLDVSDRAYVVVENVVPTVVGAAKMLQVLDSIGYPKAKRRVVLNRMTSITGGLSAGDVAARLDSEIHAVLPYDKGIIMAANMGQPYAMQPGGVFGYFHRFAREFHAMVRELDSLHPDKNRQPAIHGRPFESEVDSPGERRGDRDPSYPVEAANEP
- a CDS encoding type II secretion system F family protein, which gives rise to MLEFAVIAVFLLFAAGAACSWRILHLRGVVRDRLGPSPGATVPRTTKVRPGAAAVGRSPLSRRWWWLPWALGPPAGMGLYFLVGMPWPYCVSLAVIASLLGSQFESFLATRKEAKLEAQLADAVDIMVGALGAGAGVAGALEAALQETHAPLRGQLEEILGRIRLGDQPQSVFQNLSERIPLETFLLFASTLAVHWEVGGSLAPTLATVGRTIRDRIDISRRIRSNTAQSTISTMMMVGLTYFIALVVYNNGPEQMKAFLGTSIGSFFAAGSMLLQAVGIVWMSYISRMKF
- a CDS encoding Flp family type IVb pilin translates to MLRKLFRSKKGQGLVEYALIIAGVALISAAGISVFGHKVTDMIAATATVLPGAHADDNGPMVSGKLIETTGAGSGSIQLDAATIAGNTDTGRLDSNVLGSDGSTDGFGGLILESAP
- a CDS encoding SAF domain-containing protein, which produces MSVTAHHRRRSRLGLLALIPVALAMLGAGVVLSLWVLGVPLNFWQQEKPQANPYLVRIPINVRPIPAHTSVDRNDLLDSQTGWLKFQELPPRSVIGMAVSGIGSRGELAEGKITAVRQLEGQLIFVLSSGEEVPQSQTNELGGALMNVGAIIGRVVKQDKKAGLGFREDNFFPRGTPAGIAGATPPGMRSLVLEAGKLQGVHTLPAGARIDLIANVPLDELTSFDRGQSSRLPGAALLQSSSSKRKTQGGASEPILLAQEALVLRPVYQRVEAETSSSLTQGKRVQAVPVYEVALAMHPGDVIPLQTALNKGLEVICVAHSMQASGTADSPTPRPVDGPVAPVISRSILAYEVLTYDYFEDAATRRIRHEPVTAEEIERSGIITSLDQLVGVVVKHDIPKGSFITHADLLQVSPALPTPTPRSVAPPLPIAPERHVENKDEGLQEAAIAHDGFHFITQRQPASEAEEANLGEAAGDDRRNPRPNIVGEVPTISKFIPPGYKAAAIPWNRLYGAEHLQIGDVVDLTVSYSLQYEAESKEQERQPDGTVIDRTIKRRMSEPTERTYDETLGFRGEPWFAAIDAKVIGPVGYPPPAPATRFLGESLFQPSASGADTRSGPPIMFAIAERDQEAVSAALATNDATFSIVIHPPGGEASAPAGWKRIVLATEGIAAFERLTSTQLEQRHTRRLMTRLVRVDDAEFDNALTEAELRPFLGRVLRRYKVRHAFFTEEDFFPSGIEPGLSADIGSGSTVYVAADHDIEGLEHFRDNDRIAILYRGLIKPPAGVITHGLDLERPVASVIVPAARILRASQEGTTVLEISTKDLARLQAAWAASFSPGNGDQAAERRLNLVAVSLPSPAGETRIASEVRQATPTSTPAKSPEDIPGFDPLSNVRVLEAIVGDRRKTHVFAGDSRSAANRSDPFSTGRP
- a CDS encoding TadE family protein — its product is MKESHQHQRPAVRPCATPSSRRRRSQMRRGQSLVEFALVSLVVYMLLAAILTFGHMLYVAQGVQQAADLAAREISRTPLPAEILLDDVLHGDASADSSLANVRSQIYDEHYLVLNLDTFHGRGSLAELVADLPLVNQQLVPLMISDQINGVNVLRYPGAIFTDGHTGNDPSDPPPSGFLVAIPLVNSRDGTGVETIAWVPVVEAIDSEASRLSSDQRGVVALRINYPFQSASMSSFRPNPDGPFEPNLANPNVANDAGVKVAPGGYQPSGTAIASDRDYGPYTGTYGLGAQAALGSQQLTGGLPVRPFRRVISAQAIYRRELFTP